One window of the Oncorhynchus keta strain PuntledgeMale-10-30-2019 chromosome 31, Oket_V2, whole genome shotgun sequence genome contains the following:
- the zmp:0000000881 gene encoding aurora kinase isoform X20 yields the protein MAYSTKTLAAGSFGKVYKEKYNDTWAAIKKVPQHLINRRDLERECQVYNKAIHPNIVKLLGNPTLKDSKWIIPMEFIFGEELETTIFKSQKSKIQLTPSIKATIITGMCEGLLHLHSKDIVHQDLKPENIMVEHDTHRAVIIDMGLAKFFRNGLNSAVDMGNEAYSPPEVLQRRGHRDQRSDVWAMGKIIAELCARVRLHTPSVCPAKIHEILSLQGQQYCNAVCRMVQSDPTVRATMAGITPEIRKAVGGGNTEEQQKGHLPTPFPYTEIKVTSPRPQAPVQQSLPLSRAECAASPRPEVKTLVRAPVRAPSPSIWERAALPKTEVKTEVKTTLQPQPVQRSPSPSRWERAALPKTEVKTEVKTTLQPQPVQRSPSPSRWERAALPKTEVKTTLQPQPVQRSPSPSRWERAASPNPEVKISSSPLPKVDQGNALVPSGMVQPSQDVMKQLLYEEALKGLPCPLPTTGKVRIRRYEQRNGEVETWEQKEVETEGGRIVKFEDVMFNNKS from the exons ATGGCGTACTCCACCAAAACTCTTGCTGCTGGCAGCTTTGGGAAGGTATACAAGGAGAAGTACAATGACACCTGGGCTGCAATCAAGAAGGTGCCACAACACTTAATCAATAggagagacctggagagagagtgTCAAGTATACAA TAAAGCGATTCATCCTAACATAGTGAAGCTTCTGGGTAATCCAACACTCAAGGACTCTAAGTGGATCATCCCCATGGAGTTCATCTTTGGAGAGGAACTGGAGACAACCATCTTCAAATCACAAAAATCTAAAATACAG TTAACTCCATCTATAAAGGCCACCATCATCACAGGCATGTGTGAAGGACTGCTTCACCTACACAGCAAAGATATCGTCCATCAAGACCTCAAGCCTGAGAACATCATG GTAGAGCATGACACTCACAGAGCTGTGATCATTGATATGGGACTGGCCAAATTCTTCCGCAATGGCCTAAATTCTGCCGTGGATATGGGCAACGAGGCCTACTCTCCACCTGAGGTCCTGCAGAGGCGGGGCCACCGAGACCAGCGTTCGGACGTGTGGGCTATGGGTAAAATCATTGCTGAACTCTGTGCCAGAGTCAGGCTGCACACCCCCAGTGTCTGTCCGGCTAAGATCCATGAGATCCTCAGTCTCCAAGGACAGCAGTACTGTAACGCTGTCTGTAGGATGGTGCAGAGTGACCCCACAGTGCGGGCCACCATGGCCGGAATCACGCCGGAGATACGAAAGGCAGTGGGAGGTGGCAACACCGAGGAACAACAAAAAGGACATCTTCCGACACCCTTTCCTTACACTGAGATAAAAGTCACATCGCCACGTCCTCAAGCTCCTGTACAGCAATCACTCCCTCTATCAAGAGCTGAGTGCGCAGCCTCACCAAGGCCTGAGGTCAAGACGCTAGTGCGAGCTCCTGTGCGAGCACCTTCTCCATCGATATGGGAGCGTGCAGCCTTGCCAAAGACTGAGGTCAAGACTGAG GTCAAGACAACACTGCAACCACAACCCGTACAGCGTTCACCTTCCCCGTCAAGGTGGGAGCGTGCAGCCTTGCCAAAGACTGAGGTC AAGACTGAGGTCAAGACAACACTGCAACCACAACCCGTACAGCGTTCACCTTCCCCGTCAAGGTGGGAGCGTGCAGCCTTGCCAAAGACTGAGGTCAAGACAACACTGCAACCACAACCCGTACAGCGTTCACCTTCCCCGTCAAGGTGGGAGCGTGCAGCCTCTCCAAATCCTGAAGTCAAGATCTCATCATCTCCCCTTCCAAAGGTTGACCAGGGTAATGCACTGGTTCCATCAGGCATGGTTCAACCCAGTCAAGATGTCATGAAACAGCTTCTCTACGAAGAGGCCTTGAAGGGTCTCCCATGCCCACTCCCAACAACGGGCAAGGTGCGAATCCGCCGTTATGAGCAAAGGAATGGGGAAGTGGAGACTTGGGAGCAAAAGGAGGTGGAGACTGAAGGAGGGAGGATAGTCAAGTTTGAGGATGTGATGTTTAACAACAAGTCATAA
- the zmp:0000000881 gene encoding serine/threonine-protein kinase Nek8 isoform X12 produces MAYSTKTLAAGSFGKVYKEKYNDTWAAIKKVPQHLINRRDLERECQVYNKAIHPNIVKLLGNPTLKDSKWIIPMEFIFGEELETTIFKSQKSKIQLTPSIKATIITGMCEGLLHLHSKDIVHQDLKPENIMVEHDTHRAVIIDMGLAKFFRNGLNSAVDMGNEAYSPPEVLQRRGHRDQRSDVWAMGKIIAELCARVRLHTPSVCPAKIHEILSLQGQQYCNAVCRMVQSDPTVRATMAGITPEIRKAVGGGNTEEQQKGHLPTPFPYTEIKVTSPRPQAPVQQSLPLSRAECAASPRPEVKTLVRAPVRAPSPSIWERAALPKTEVKTEVKTTLQPQPVQRSPSPSRWERAALPKTEVKTTLQPQPVQRSPSPSRWERAALPKTEVKTTLQPQPVQRSPSPSRWERAALPKTEVKTEVKTTLQPQPVQRSPSPSRWERAALPKTEVKTTLQPQPVQRSPSPSRWERAASPNPEVKISSSPLPKVDQGNALVPSGMVQPSQDVMKQLLYEEALKGLPCPLPTTGKVRIRRYEQRNGEVETWEQKEVETEGGRIVKFEDVMFNNKS; encoded by the exons ATGGCGTACTCCACCAAAACTCTTGCTGCTGGCAGCTTTGGGAAGGTATACAAGGAGAAGTACAATGACACCTGGGCTGCAATCAAGAAGGTGCCACAACACTTAATCAATAggagagacctggagagagagtgTCAAGTATACAA TAAAGCGATTCATCCTAACATAGTGAAGCTTCTGGGTAATCCAACACTCAAGGACTCTAAGTGGATCATCCCCATGGAGTTCATCTTTGGAGAGGAACTGGAGACAACCATCTTCAAATCACAAAAATCTAAAATACAG TTAACTCCATCTATAAAGGCCACCATCATCACAGGCATGTGTGAAGGACTGCTTCACCTACACAGCAAAGATATCGTCCATCAAGACCTCAAGCCTGAGAACATCATG GTAGAGCATGACACTCACAGAGCTGTGATCATTGATATGGGACTGGCCAAATTCTTCCGCAATGGCCTAAATTCTGCCGTGGATATGGGCAACGAGGCCTACTCTCCACCTGAGGTCCTGCAGAGGCGGGGCCACCGAGACCAGCGTTCGGACGTGTGGGCTATGGGTAAAATCATTGCTGAACTCTGTGCCAGAGTCAGGCTGCACACCCCCAGTGTCTGTCCGGCTAAGATCCATGAGATCCTCAGTCTCCAAGGACAGCAGTACTGTAACGCTGTCTGTAGGATGGTGCAGAGTGACCCCACAGTGCGGGCCACCATGGCCGGAATCACGCCGGAGATACGAAAGGCAGTGGGAGGTGGCAACACCGAGGAACAACAAAAAGGACATCTTCCGACACCCTTTCCTTACACTGAGATAAAAGTCACATCGCCACGTCCTCAAGCTCCTGTACAGCAATCACTCCCTCTATCAAGAGCTGAGTGCGCAGCCTCACCAAGGCCTGAGGTCAAGACGCTAGTGCGAGCTCCTGTGCGAGCACCTTCTCCATCGATATGGGAGCGTGCAGCCTTGCCAAAGACTGAGGTCAAGACTGAG GTCAAGACAACACTGCAACCACAACCCGTACAGCGTTCACCTTCCCCGTCAAGGTGGGAGCGTGCAGCCTTGCCAAAGACTGAGGTCAAGACAACACTGCAACCACAACCCGTACAGCGTTCACCTTCCCCGTCAAGGTGGGAGCGTGCAGCCTTGCCAAAGACTGAGGTCAAGACAACACTGCAACCACAACCCGTACAGCGTTCACCTTCCCCGTCAAGGTGGGAGCGTGCAGCCTTGCCAAAGACTGAGGTC AAGACTGAGGTCAAGACAACACTGCAACCACAACCCGTACAGCGTTCACCTTCCCCGTCAAGGTGGGAGCGTGCAGCCTTGCCAAAGACTGAGGTCAAGACAACACTGCAACCACAACCCGTACAGCGTTCACCTTCCCCGTCAAGGTGGGAGCGTGCAGCCTCTCCAAATCCTGAAGTCAAGATCTCATCATCTCCCCTTCCAAAGGTTGACCAGGGTAATGCACTGGTTCCATCAGGCATGGTTCAACCCAGTCAAGATGTCATGAAACAGCTTCTCTACGAAGAGGCCTTGAAGGGTCTCCCATGCCCACTCCCAACAACGGGCAAGGTGCGAATCCGCCGTTATGAGCAAAGGAATGGGGAAGTGGAGACTTGGGAGCAAAAGGAGGTGGAGACTGAAGGAGGGAGGATAGTCAAGTTTGAGGATGTGATGTTTAACAACAAGTCATAA
- the zmp:0000000881 gene encoding serine/threonine-protein kinase Nek8 isoform X17, with translation MAYSTKTLAAGSFGKVYKEKYNDTWAAIKKVPQHLINRRDLERECQVYNKAIHPNIVKLLGNPTLKDSKWIIPMEFIFGEELETTIFKSQKSKIQLTPSIKATIITGMCEGLLHLHSKDIVHQDLKPENIMVEHDTHRAVIIDMGLAKFFRNGLNSAVDMGNEAYSPPEVLQRRGHRDQRSDVWAMGKIIAELCARVRLHTPSVCPAKIHEILSLQGQQYCNAVCRMVQSDPTVRATMAGITPEIRKAVGGGNTEEQQKGHLPTPFPYTEIKVTSPRPQAPVQQSLPLSRAECAASPRPEVKTLVRAPVRAPSPSIWERAALPKTEVKTEVKTTLQPQPVQRSPSPSRWERAALPKTEVKTTLQPQPVQRSPSPSRWERAALPKTEVKTTLQPQPVQRSPSPSRWERAALPKTEVKTEVKTTLQPQPVQRSPSPSRWERAASPNPEVKISSSPLPKVDQGNALVPSGMVQPSQDVMKQLLYEEALKGLPCPLPTTGKVRIRRYEQRNGEVETWEQKEVETEGGRIVKFEDVMFNNKS, from the exons ATGGCGTACTCCACCAAAACTCTTGCTGCTGGCAGCTTTGGGAAGGTATACAAGGAGAAGTACAATGACACCTGGGCTGCAATCAAGAAGGTGCCACAACACTTAATCAATAggagagacctggagagagagtgTCAAGTATACAA TAAAGCGATTCATCCTAACATAGTGAAGCTTCTGGGTAATCCAACACTCAAGGACTCTAAGTGGATCATCCCCATGGAGTTCATCTTTGGAGAGGAACTGGAGACAACCATCTTCAAATCACAAAAATCTAAAATACAG TTAACTCCATCTATAAAGGCCACCATCATCACAGGCATGTGTGAAGGACTGCTTCACCTACACAGCAAAGATATCGTCCATCAAGACCTCAAGCCTGAGAACATCATG GTAGAGCATGACACTCACAGAGCTGTGATCATTGATATGGGACTGGCCAAATTCTTCCGCAATGGCCTAAATTCTGCCGTGGATATGGGCAACGAGGCCTACTCTCCACCTGAGGTCCTGCAGAGGCGGGGCCACCGAGACCAGCGTTCGGACGTGTGGGCTATGGGTAAAATCATTGCTGAACTCTGTGCCAGAGTCAGGCTGCACACCCCCAGTGTCTGTCCGGCTAAGATCCATGAGATCCTCAGTCTCCAAGGACAGCAGTACTGTAACGCTGTCTGTAGGATGGTGCAGAGTGACCCCACAGTGCGGGCCACCATGGCCGGAATCACGCCGGAGATACGAAAGGCAGTGGGAGGTGGCAACACCGAGGAACAACAAAAAGGACATCTTCCGACACCCTTTCCTTACACTGAGATAAAAGTCACATCGCCACGTCCTCAAGCTCCTGTACAGCAATCACTCCCTCTATCAAGAGCTGAGTGCGCAGCCTCACCAAGGCCTGAGGTCAAGACGCTAGTGCGAGCTCCTGTGCGAGCACCTTCTCCATCGATATGGGAGCGTGCAGCCTTGCCAAAGACTGAGGTCAAGACTGAG GTCAAGACAACACTGCAACCACAACCCGTACAGCGTTCACCTTCCCCGTCAAGGTGGGAGCGTGCAGCCTTGCCAAAGACTGAGGTCAAGACAACACTGCAACCACAACCCGTACAGCGTTCACCTTCCCCGTCAAGGTGGGAGCGTGCAGCCTTGCCAAAGACTGAGGTCAAGACAACACTGCAACCACAACCCGTACAGCGTTCACCTTCCCCGTCAAGGTGGGAGCGTGCAGCCTTGCCAAAGACTGAGGTC AAGACTGAGGTCAAGACAACACTGCAACCACAACCCGTACAGCGTTCACCTTCCCCGTCAAGGTGGGAGCGTGCAGCCTCTCCAAATCCTGAAGTCAAGATCTCATCATCTCCCCTTCCAAAGGTTGACCAGGGTAATGCACTGGTTCCATCAGGCATGGTTCAACCCAGTCAAGATGTCATGAAACAGCTTCTCTACGAAGAGGCCTTGAAGGGTCTCCCATGCCCACTCCCAACAACGGGCAAGGTGCGAATCCGCCGTTATGAGCAAAGGAATGGGGAAGTGGAGACTTGGGAGCAAAAGGAGGTGGAGACTGAAGGAGGGAGGATAGTCAAGTTTGAGGATGTGATGTTTAACAACAAGTCATAA
- the zmp:0000000881 gene encoding serine/threonine-protein kinase Nek8 isoform X4 has product MAYSTKTLAAGSFGKVYKEKYNDTWAAIKKVPQHLINRRDLERECQVYNKAIHPNIVKLLGNPTLKDSKWIIPMEFIFGEELETTIFKSQKSKIQLTPSIKATIITGMCEGLLHLHSKDIVHQDLKPENIMVEHDTHRAVIIDMGLAKFFRNGLNSAVDMGNEAYSPPEVLQRRGHRDQRSDVWAMGKIIAELCARVRLHTPSVCPAKIHEILSLQGQQYCNAVCRMVQSDPTVRATMAGITPEIRKAVGGGNTEEQQKGHLPTPFPYTEIKVTSPRPQAPVQQSLPLSRAECAASPRPEVKTLVRAPVRAPSPSIWERAALPKTEVKTEVKTTLQPQPVQRSPSPSRWERAALPKTEVKTTLQPQPVQRSPSPSRWERAALPKTEVKTEVKTTLQPQPVQRSPSPSRWERAALPKTEVKTTLQPQPVQRSPSPSRWERAALPKTEVKTTLQPQPVQRSPSPSRWERAALPKTEVKTTLQPQPVQRSPSPSRWERAASPNPEVKISSSPLPKVDQGNALVPSGMVQPSQDVMKQLLYEEALKGLPCPLPTTGKVRIRRYEQRNGEVETWEQKEVETEGGRIVKFEDVMFNNKS; this is encoded by the exons ATGGCGTACTCCACCAAAACTCTTGCTGCTGGCAGCTTTGGGAAGGTATACAAGGAGAAGTACAATGACACCTGGGCTGCAATCAAGAAGGTGCCACAACACTTAATCAATAggagagacctggagagagagtgTCAAGTATACAA TAAAGCGATTCATCCTAACATAGTGAAGCTTCTGGGTAATCCAACACTCAAGGACTCTAAGTGGATCATCCCCATGGAGTTCATCTTTGGAGAGGAACTGGAGACAACCATCTTCAAATCACAAAAATCTAAAATACAG TTAACTCCATCTATAAAGGCCACCATCATCACAGGCATGTGTGAAGGACTGCTTCACCTACACAGCAAAGATATCGTCCATCAAGACCTCAAGCCTGAGAACATCATG GTAGAGCATGACACTCACAGAGCTGTGATCATTGATATGGGACTGGCCAAATTCTTCCGCAATGGCCTAAATTCTGCCGTGGATATGGGCAACGAGGCCTACTCTCCACCTGAGGTCCTGCAGAGGCGGGGCCACCGAGACCAGCGTTCGGACGTGTGGGCTATGGGTAAAATCATTGCTGAACTCTGTGCCAGAGTCAGGCTGCACACCCCCAGTGTCTGTCCGGCTAAGATCCATGAGATCCTCAGTCTCCAAGGACAGCAGTACTGTAACGCTGTCTGTAGGATGGTGCAGAGTGACCCCACAGTGCGGGCCACCATGGCCGGAATCACGCCGGAGATACGAAAGGCAGTGGGAGGTGGCAACACCGAGGAACAACAAAAAGGACATCTTCCGACACCCTTTCCTTACACTGAGATAAAAGTCACATCGCCACGTCCTCAAGCTCCTGTACAGCAATCACTCCCTCTATCAAGAGCTGAGTGCGCAGCCTCACCAAGGCCTGAGGTCAAGACGCTAGTGCGAGCTCCTGTGCGAGCACCTTCTCCATCGATATGGGAGCGTGCAGCCTTGCCAAAGACTGAGGTCAAGACTGAG GTCAAGACAACACTGCAACCACAACCCGTACAGCGTTCACCTTCCCCGTCAAGGTGGGAGCGTGCAGCCTTGCCAAAGACTGAGGTCAAGACAACACTGCAACCACAACCCGTACAGCGTTCACCTTCCCCGTCAAGGTGGGAGCGTGCAGCCTTGCCAAAGACTGAGGTC AAGACTGAGGTCAAGACAACACTGCAACCACAACCCGTACAGCGTTCACCTTCCCCGTCAAGGTGGGAGCGTGCAGCCTTGCCAAAGACTGAGGTCAAGACAACACTGCAACCACAACCCGTACAGCGTTCACCTTCCCCGTCAAGGTGGGAGCGTGCAGCCTTGCCAAAGACTGAGGTCAAGACAACACTGCAACCACAACCCGTACAGCGTTCACCTTCCCCGTCAAGGTGGGAGCGTGCAGCCTTGCCAAAGACTGAGGTCAAGACAACACTGCAACCACAACCCGTACAGCGTTCACCTTCCCCGTCAAGGTGGGAGCGTGCAGCCTCTCCAAATCCTGAAGTCAAGATCTCATCATCTCCCCTTCCAAAGGTTGACCAGGGTAATGCACTGGTTCCATCAGGCATGGTTCAACCCAGTCAAGATGTCATGAAACAGCTTCTCTACGAAGAGGCCTTGAAGGGTCTCCCATGCCCACTCCCAACAACGGGCAAGGTGCGAATCCGCCGTTATGAGCAAAGGAATGGGGAAGTGGAGACTTGGGAGCAAAAGGAGGTGGAGACTGAAGGAGGGAGGATAGTCAAGTTTGAGGATGTGATGTTTAACAACAAGTCATAA
- the zmp:0000000881 gene encoding serine/threonine-protein kinase Nek8 isoform X1 — protein MAYSTKTLAAGSFGKVYKEKYNDTWAAIKKVPQHLINRRDLERECQVYNKAIHPNIVKLLGNPTLKDSKWIIPMEFIFGEELETTIFKSQKSKIQLTPSIKATIITGMCEGLLHLHSKDIVHQDLKPENIMVEHDTHRAVIIDMGLAKFFRNGLNSAVDMGNEAYSPPEVLQRRGHRDQRSDVWAMGKIIAELCARVRLHTPSVCPAKIHEILSLQGQQYCNAVCRMVQSDPTVRATMAGITPEIRKAVGGGNTEEQQKGHLPTPFPYTEIKVTSPRPQAPVQQSLPLSRAECAASPRPEVKTLVRAPVRAPSPSIWERAALPKTEVKTEVKTTLQPQPVQRSPSPSRWERAALPKTEVKTTLQPQPVQRSPSPSRWERAALPKTEVKTTLQPQPVQRSPSPSRWERAALPKTEVKTTLQPQPVQRSPSPSRWERAALPKTEVKTTLQPQPVQRSPSPSRWERAALPKTEVKTTLQPQPVQRSPSPSRWERAALPKTEVKTTLQPQPVQRSPSPSRWERAASPNPEVKISSSPLPKVDQGNALVPSGMVQPSQDVMKQLLYEEALKGLPCPLPTTGKVRIRRYEQRNGEVETWEQKEVETEGGRIVKFEDVMFNNKS, from the exons ATGGCGTACTCCACCAAAACTCTTGCTGCTGGCAGCTTTGGGAAGGTATACAAGGAGAAGTACAATGACACCTGGGCTGCAATCAAGAAGGTGCCACAACACTTAATCAATAggagagacctggagagagagtgTCAAGTATACAA TAAAGCGATTCATCCTAACATAGTGAAGCTTCTGGGTAATCCAACACTCAAGGACTCTAAGTGGATCATCCCCATGGAGTTCATCTTTGGAGAGGAACTGGAGACAACCATCTTCAAATCACAAAAATCTAAAATACAG TTAACTCCATCTATAAAGGCCACCATCATCACAGGCATGTGTGAAGGACTGCTTCACCTACACAGCAAAGATATCGTCCATCAAGACCTCAAGCCTGAGAACATCATG GTAGAGCATGACACTCACAGAGCTGTGATCATTGATATGGGACTGGCCAAATTCTTCCGCAATGGCCTAAATTCTGCCGTGGATATGGGCAACGAGGCCTACTCTCCACCTGAGGTCCTGCAGAGGCGGGGCCACCGAGACCAGCGTTCGGACGTGTGGGCTATGGGTAAAATCATTGCTGAACTCTGTGCCAGAGTCAGGCTGCACACCCCCAGTGTCTGTCCGGCTAAGATCCATGAGATCCTCAGTCTCCAAGGACAGCAGTACTGTAACGCTGTCTGTAGGATGGTGCAGAGTGACCCCACAGTGCGGGCCACCATGGCCGGAATCACGCCGGAGATACGAAAGGCAGTGGGAGGTGGCAACACCGAGGAACAACAAAAAGGACATCTTCCGACACCCTTTCCTTACACTGAGATAAAAGTCACATCGCCACGTCCTCAAGCTCCTGTACAGCAATCACTCCCTCTATCAAGAGCTGAGTGCGCAGCCTCACCAAGGCCTGAGGTCAAGACGCTAGTGCGAGCTCCTGTGCGAGCACCTTCTCCATCGATATGGGAGCGTGCAGCCTTGCCAAAGACTGAGGTCAAGACTGAG GTCAAGACAACACTGCAACCACAACCCGTACAGCGTTCACCTTCCCCGTCAAGGTGGGAGCGTGCAGCCTTGCCAAAGACTGAGGTCAAGACAACACTGCAACCACAACCCGTACAGCGTTCACCTTCCCCGTCAAGGTGGGAGCGTGCAGCCTTGCCAAAGACTGAGGTCAAGACAACACTGCAACCACAACCCGTACAGCGTTCACCTTCCCCGTCAAGGTGGGAGCGTGCAGCCTTGCCAAAGACTGAGGTCAAGACAACACTGCAACCACAACCCGTACAGCGTTCACCTTCCCCGTCAAGGTGGGAGCGTGCAGCCTTGCCAAAGACTGAGGTCAAGACAACACTGCAACCACAACCCGTACAGCGTTCACCTTCCCCGTCAAGGTGGGAGCGTGCAGCCTTGCCAAAGACTGAGGTCAAGACAACACTGCAACCACAACCCGTACAGCGTTCACCTTCCCCGTCAAGGTGGGAGCGTGCAGCCTTGCCAAAGACTGAGGTCAAGACAACACTGCAACCACAACCCGTACAGCGTTCACCTTCCCCGTCAAGGTGGGAGCGTGCAGCCTCTCCAAATCCTGAAGTCAAGATCTCATCATCTCCCCTTCCAAAGGTTGACCAGGGTAATGCACTGGTTCCATCAGGCATGGTTCAACCCAGTCAAGATGTCATGAAACAGCTTCTCTACGAAGAGGCCTTGAAGGGTCTCCCATGCCCACTCCCAACAACGGGCAAGGTGCGAATCCGCCGTTATGAGCAAAGGAATGGGGAAGTGGAGACTTGGGAGCAAAAGGAGGTGGAGACTGAAGGAGGGAGGATAGTCAAGTTTGAGGATGTGATGTTTAACAACAAGTCATAA
- the zmp:0000000881 gene encoding serine/threonine-protein kinase Nek8 isoform X19, translated as MAYSTKTLAAGSFGKVYKEKYNDTWAAIKKVPQHLINRRDLERECQVYNKAIHPNIVKLLGNPTLKDSKWIIPMEFIFGEELETTIFKSQKSKIQLTPSIKATIITGMCEGLLHLHSKDIVHQDLKPENIMVEHDTHRAVIIDMGLAKFFRNGLNSAVDMGNEAYSPPEVLQRRGHRDQRSDVWAMGKIIAELCARVRLHTPSVCPAKIHEILSLQGQQYCNAVCRMVQSDPTVRATMAGITPEIRKAVGGGNTEEQQKGHLPTPFPYTEIKVTSPRPQAPVQQSLPLSRAECAASPRPEVKTLVRAPVRAPSPSIWERAALPKTEVKTEVKTTLQPQPVQRSPSPSRWERAALPKTEVKTTLQPQPVQRSPSPSRWERAALPKTEVKTTLQPQPVQRSPSPSRWERAALPKTEVKTTLQPQPVQRSPSPSRWERAASPNPEVKISSSPLPKVDQGNALVPSGMVQPSQDVMKQLLYEEALKGLPCPLPTTGKVRIRRYEQRNGEVETWEQKEVETEGGRIVKFEDVMFNNKS; from the exons ATGGCGTACTCCACCAAAACTCTTGCTGCTGGCAGCTTTGGGAAGGTATACAAGGAGAAGTACAATGACACCTGGGCTGCAATCAAGAAGGTGCCACAACACTTAATCAATAggagagacctggagagagagtgTCAAGTATACAA TAAAGCGATTCATCCTAACATAGTGAAGCTTCTGGGTAATCCAACACTCAAGGACTCTAAGTGGATCATCCCCATGGAGTTCATCTTTGGAGAGGAACTGGAGACAACCATCTTCAAATCACAAAAATCTAAAATACAG TTAACTCCATCTATAAAGGCCACCATCATCACAGGCATGTGTGAAGGACTGCTTCACCTACACAGCAAAGATATCGTCCATCAAGACCTCAAGCCTGAGAACATCATG GTAGAGCATGACACTCACAGAGCTGTGATCATTGATATGGGACTGGCCAAATTCTTCCGCAATGGCCTAAATTCTGCCGTGGATATGGGCAACGAGGCCTACTCTCCACCTGAGGTCCTGCAGAGGCGGGGCCACCGAGACCAGCGTTCGGACGTGTGGGCTATGGGTAAAATCATTGCTGAACTCTGTGCCAGAGTCAGGCTGCACACCCCCAGTGTCTGTCCGGCTAAGATCCATGAGATCCTCAGTCTCCAAGGACAGCAGTACTGTAACGCTGTCTGTAGGATGGTGCAGAGTGACCCCACAGTGCGGGCCACCATGGCCGGAATCACGCCGGAGATACGAAAGGCAGTGGGAGGTGGCAACACCGAGGAACAACAAAAAGGACATCTTCCGACACCCTTTCCTTACACTGAGATAAAAGTCACATCGCCACGTCCTCAAGCTCCTGTACAGCAATCACTCCCTCTATCAAGAGCTGAGTGCGCAGCCTCACCAAGGCCTGAGGTCAAGACGCTAGTGCGAGCTCCTGTGCGAGCACCTTCTCCATCGATATGGGAGCGTGCAGCCTTGCCAAAGACTGAGGTCAAGACTGAG GTCAAGACAACACTGCAACCACAACCCGTACAGCGTTCACCTTCCCCGTCAAGGTGGGAGCGTGCAGCCTTGCCAAAGACTGAGGTCAAGACAACACTGCAACCACAACCCGTACAGCGTTCACCTTCCCCGTCAAGGTGGGAGCGTGCAGCCTTGCCAAAGACTGAGGTCAAGACAACACTGCAACCACAACCCGTACAGCGTTCACCTTCCCCGTCAAGGTGGGAGCGTGCAGCCTTGCCAAAGACTGAGGTCAAGACAACACTGCAACCACAACCCGTACAGCGTTCACCTTCCCCGTCAAGGTGGGAGCGTGCAGCCTCTCCAAATCCTGAAGTCAAGATCTCATCATCTCCCCTTCCAAAGGTTGACCAGGGTAATGCACTGGTTCCATCAGGCATGGTTCAACCCAGTCAAGATGTCATGAAACAGCTTCTCTACGAAGAGGCCTTGAAGGGTCTCCCATGCCCACTCCCAACAACGGGCAAGGTGCGAATCCGCCGTTATGAGCAAAGGAATGGGGAAGTGGAGACTTGGGAGCAAAAGGAGGTGGAGACTGAAGGAGGGAGGATAGTCAAGTTTGAGGATGTGATGTTTAACAACAAGTCATAA